The following are from one region of the Hydrogenimonas sp. SS33 genome:
- the metG gene encoding methionine--tRNA ligase — translation MSEKCKKVYITTPIYYVNDVPHIGHAYTTIIADTLARYSRLVGYDVFFLTGTDEHGQKIEQAAKARGKTPQEYADEISARFKNLWDEFEISYDKFIRTTDENHMKGVQKAFEIMYDNGDIYKDVYRGHYCVSCETFFTDTQLIDEEFCPDCGKSTTIVEEESYFFRLSNYETKLLEWYESAPECILPKSKRNEVINFVKNGLEDLSITRTSFDWGVKLPEKLGDPKHVMYVWLDALMNYVTALGYGTDEAKMAYWPAKIHLIGKDILRFHAIYWPAFLMSLGLELPHHVAAHGWWTRNGEKMSKSKGNVVDPKEIADAYGLENFRYFMLREVPFGQDGDFSQRALIDRINSDLGNDLGNLLNRIIGMSGKYFDYNIDSGGVKTYHAEELAEAEAVFARVEPYLYEVQTNRYLEELWKSLRIANKAIDTAMPWAKMKEGKKEEAMATIALVANILAKTAVLLHPFMPKTTDTIAKALGFVISTENYRKLVKEQALLEAFTIEKIPPLFPRIEEPLVATPQEKRDETAKAEEKKAAAKKEKEQTSKEASGANLITIDQFFQTQLKVGTVVEAEEVPKSKKLLKLRVDLGEEKPRQIVAGIKEWYGPADLVGTQVCVVANLKPAKLMGLLSEGMILAAKDDEGLCLIRPEKPKKPGSSIG, via the coding sequence ATGAGCGAAAAATGTAAAAAAGTCTATATCACCACCCCTATCTACTACGTCAACGACGTTCCCCACATCGGGCATGCCTACACGACGATCATCGCCGATACCCTGGCGCGCTATTCGCGCCTGGTCGGCTACGACGTCTTCTTCCTCACGGGCACCGACGAACACGGCCAGAAGATCGAGCAGGCGGCCAAAGCCCGGGGGAAGACGCCCCAGGAGTACGCCGACGAAATCTCCGCCCGTTTCAAAAACCTCTGGGACGAATTTGAGATCAGCTACGACAAGTTCATCCGCACCACCGACGAGAACCATATGAAAGGGGTGCAGAAGGCCTTCGAGATCATGTACGACAACGGCGACATCTACAAGGATGTCTACCGCGGCCACTACTGCGTCAGCTGCGAAACCTTCTTCACCGACACCCAGCTCATCGACGAAGAGTTCTGCCCCGACTGCGGCAAATCGACGACGATCGTCGAAGAGGAGAGCTACTTCTTCCGCCTCAGCAACTACGAAACGAAACTTCTGGAGTGGTATGAGAGCGCACCGGAGTGCATCCTTCCCAAATCGAAGCGCAACGAAGTGATCAATTTCGTCAAAAACGGGCTGGAGGACCTCTCCATCACGAGAACCAGCTTCGACTGGGGCGTCAAACTCCCCGAAAAACTGGGCGACCCCAAGCATGTCATGTATGTCTGGCTCGACGCCCTGATGAACTACGTCACCGCACTGGGATACGGCACCGACGAAGCGAAGATGGCCTACTGGCCCGCCAAAATCCACCTGATCGGAAAGGACATTCTCCGCTTCCATGCCATCTACTGGCCCGCTTTCCTGATGAGCCTGGGGCTGGAGCTTCCCCACCACGTGGCGGCGCACGGCTGGTGGACCCGCAACGGGGAGAAAATGAGCAAGTCCAAAGGCAATGTGGTCGACCCCAAAGAGATCGCCGATGCCTACGGGCTGGAGAACTTCCGTTACTTCATGCTCCGTGAGGTTCCTTTCGGCCAGGACGGAGACTTCAGCCAGCGCGCACTCATCGACCGTATCAACTCCGACCTGGGCAACGACCTGGGGAACCTGCTCAACCGCATCATCGGCATGAGCGGCAAATATTTCGACTACAACATCGACAGCGGCGGCGTCAAAACGTACCACGCCGAAGAGCTGGCGGAGGCGGAAGCCGTTTTTGCCAGGGTGGAGCCCTATCTCTACGAAGTACAGACCAACCGCTATCTCGAAGAGCTCTGGAAGAGCCTGCGCATCGCCAACAAGGCCATCGACACCGCCATGCCCTGGGCGAAGATGAAAGAGGGCAAAAAGGAGGAGGCGATGGCTACCATCGCCCTGGTCGCCAACATCCTGGCAAAAACGGCGGTCCTCCTGCACCCCTTCATGCCCAAAACCACAGACACCATCGCCAAAGCGCTGGGCTTTGTCATTTCGACGGAAAATTACCGGAAACTCGTCAAAGAGCAGGCCCTGCTTGAAGCCTTCACCATAGAGAAGATCCCGCCCCTCTTCCCCCGCATCGAAGAGCCTCTGGTCGCCACGCCCCAGGAGAAGCGCGACGAGACGGCCAAAGCCGAAGAGAAAAAGGCGGCGGCGAAAAAGGAGAAAGAGCAAACTTCGAAAGAGGCCTCCGGCGCAAATCTCATCACCATCGACCAGTTCTTCCAGACCCAGCTGAAGGTCGGTACCGTCGTCGAGGCCGAAGAGGTCCCCAAAAGCAAGAAACTGCTGAAGCTCCGGGTGGACCTGGGCGAGGAGAAGCCCCGGCAGATCGTCGCCGGCATCAAGGAGTGGTACGGCCCCGCGGATCTTGTGGGCACCCAGGTCTGCGTCGTCGCCAACCTCAAACCCGCCAAACTGATGGGGCTTCTGAGCGAAGGGATGATCCTCGCCGCCAAAGACGACGAAGGGCTCTGCCTGATCCGTCCCGAAAAACCCAAAAAGCCCGGGAGCAGCATCGGCTGA
- a CDS encoding sodium:proton exchanger, producing the protein MSDTSEPSSDSKIQEFLEDYWDLLSGVVFALGAFLFHHSGHGYLSTLFSGLAIASFSFTVSEIAEILAERLQEPFASFVLTFSAVAVEILLLFMILLEGSHGAHALETVKGGIISAVIVDLNVLLGIAVFVGGLRFKEQEHNEDTSSTYTTILLVASVALLVPSLLHYSKNSGDSLMTASYIIAALLVVYYVTIFIFQTKTHIHFFKATARSRIFRLRRKRAQERNEEEEDEDYIFERLPNIANFFAIFFLIFLIGIIAEIFASDGMKIANDYGISAALAGLVIAIISVSPELFTAVKAAKSDQIQRVVNIAMGASTVSILLTVPILMILAPFAGVHLSLDFNSLQIGALILTIILAWKTTDNGETNYVEGISHLMFFFAYAVIAAFYH; encoded by the coding sequence ATGAGCGACACCTCCGAACCTTCATCGGATTCGAAGATTCAGGAATTTCTGGAGGACTACTGGGACCTGCTCTCGGGTGTGGTTTTCGCCCTCGGCGCTTTCCTGTTCCATCACAGCGGCCACGGTTACCTCTCCACACTCTTCTCCGGCCTCGCCATCGCCTCCTTCTCCTTCACCGTCTCCGAAATCGCGGAGATTCTCGCAGAAAGGCTCCAGGAACCCTTCGCCAGTTTCGTTCTGACCTTCAGCGCCGTCGCGGTGGAGATATTGCTGCTTTTCATGATTCTGCTTGAAGGCAGTCACGGCGCCCATGCGCTGGAGACCGTCAAAGGGGGTATCATCTCCGCCGTCATCGTCGACCTGAACGTCCTGCTGGGCATCGCGGTCTTCGTCGGCGGCCTGCGTTTCAAGGAGCAGGAGCACAACGAAGACACCTCCAGCACCTACACGACGATCCTTCTGGTCGCTTCCGTCGCCCTGCTGGTCCCCAGCCTGCTGCACTACTCGAAAAACAGCGGCGACTCCCTGATGACCGCCAGCTACATCATCGCGGCCCTGCTGGTCGTCTACTATGTCACCATCTTCATCTTCCAGACCAAAACCCATATCCACTTCTTCAAAGCGACCGCCCGCAGCCGCATCTTCCGCCTGCGGCGCAAACGGGCTCAGGAGAGAAACGAAGAGGAGGAGGATGAAGACTACATCTTCGAACGGCTCCCCAACATCGCCAACTTCTTCGCCATCTTCTTCCTCATCTTCCTCATCGGCATCATCGCCGAAATCTTCGCCAGCGACGGCATGAAGATCGCCAACGACTACGGGATCTCCGCCGCCCTGGCGGGTCTGGTCATCGCCATCATCAGCGTCTCGCCCGAACTCTTCACTGCCGTCAAGGCGGCCAAGAGCGACCAGATCCAGCGGGTCGTTAACATCGCCATGGGCGCTTCGACCGTCTCGATTCTCCTGACGGTACCGATCCTGATGATCCTGGCCCCCTTCGCCGGCGTGCACCTCTCCCTCGATTTCAACAGCCTCCAGATCGGGGCGCTCATCCTGACGATCATCCTGGCGTGGAAAACCACGGACAACGGGGAGACCAACTATGTCGAAGGGATCAGCCACCTGATGTTCTTCTTCGCCTATGCGGTGATTGCGGCGTTTTATCATTAG
- a CDS encoding TRAP transporter substrate-binding protein, which produces MKRRDFLKTAAAAGAVATLGGCTREQIEGKKSFHTSRGRRVTLKIATSWPAHFPIMGTGVERFAKKCEEMSGGSLRIKVYPKNILVPALAVFDATSSGQIDGFHSGPYYWKGKNPAFALFSGLPLGMVASELKGWMDYGGGYDLWRELYAKHNLYPFMGGNTGVQMGGWFRKPIHSLADLKGLKMRIPGLGGEVMAKLGVNPILLPAGEIYTALERGTIDATEWVGPALDIRMGFYKVAPYYYTGWHEPGSILELTFNKARFEKLGQEHQAIIRYAAEAMTTEMYHEFMDQNARALVKLKEAGIKIYDFPKEVIEAAKKAVGEVVEEQSRQSADFKRVYASMEAYYRLIKPWTDISEAKYLSIR; this is translated from the coding sequence TTGAAACGAAGAGATTTTCTCAAAACCGCGGCGGCGGCCGGGGCGGTCGCGACGCTGGGCGGGTGTACCCGGGAGCAGATCGAGGGGAAAAAGAGTTTTCATACGAGCAGGGGCAGGCGGGTCACGCTTAAAATCGCCACCAGCTGGCCGGCGCACTTTCCCATTATGGGAACGGGGGTGGAGCGTTTCGCCAAGAAGTGCGAGGAGATGAGCGGCGGCTCGCTGCGTATCAAGGTCTACCCCAAAAACATACTCGTGCCGGCTCTGGCGGTTTTCGACGCCACCAGCAGCGGGCAGATCGACGGTTTCCACTCCGGCCCCTACTACTGGAAAGGCAAAAACCCCGCCTTCGCGCTTTTCAGCGGCCTGCCGCTGGGCATGGTCGCCTCGGAGCTGAAGGGCTGGATGGATTACGGCGGAGGGTACGACCTTTGGCGGGAGCTCTACGCCAAACACAACCTCTACCCCTTCATGGGCGGCAACACCGGTGTGCAGATGGGGGGATGGTTCAGAAAACCGATCCACAGCCTGGCCGACCTCAAGGGGCTCAAGATGCGTATTCCGGGCCTTGGCGGCGAAGTGATGGCGAAACTGGGCGTCAACCCCATTCTCCTGCCCGCCGGGGAGATCTACACCGCCCTGGAGCGCGGCACCATCGACGCCACCGAATGGGTCGGGCCGGCGCTGGATATCCGCATGGGCTTTTACAAAGTGGCGCCCTACTACTACACGGGCTGGCACGAGCCGGGGTCGATTCTGGAACTGACGTTCAACAAAGCCCGCTTCGAGAAGCTGGGTCAGGAGCACCAGGCGATCATCCGCTACGCCGCCGAAGCGATGACGACGGAGATGTACCACGAATTCATGGACCAAAACGCCAGAGCCCTGGTCAAGCTCAAAGAGGCGGGCATCAAAATCTACGACTTCCCCAAAGAGGTGATCGAAGCCGCCAAAAAGGCGGTCGGAGAGGTGGTGGAAGAGCAGAGCCGGCAAAGCGCCGACTTCAAACGGGTCTACGCCTCGATGGAGGCTTACTATAGACTCATCAAACCCTGGACCGACATCAGCGAGGCGAAATACCTCTCCATCCGCTAA
- the queC gene encoding 7-cyano-7-deazaguanine synthase QueC: MDSTTAAYIARKKGYGLVALHFDYRQRTQQRERKAFEAICDALEIDKSARYVIDLPFFERIGASALVDRSIDVPTGGIEEGIPVTYVPFRNGIFLSIAAAVAEKEGAEALFIGVVEEDSSGYPDCRESFIEAMEKAINLGTKDETRITIETPLVHLKKEDIVKTAVEVGVPLELTWSCYQNEEEACGVCDSCRLRLKGFEKAGLKDPIPYKNVDA; the protein is encoded by the coding sequence ATGGATTCGACGACGGCGGCCTACATCGCCAGGAAAAAAGGGTATGGGCTGGTTGCGCTCCATTTCGATTATCGTCAGCGGACGCAGCAGCGTGAGAGGAAAGCTTTCGAAGCGATCTGCGACGCGCTGGAGATCGACAAATCGGCACGGTATGTCATCGACCTCCCTTTTTTCGAGCGCATCGGCGCCTCCGCCCTGGTGGACCGCTCCATCGATGTGCCGACGGGGGGCATAGAGGAGGGGATCCCCGTCACCTATGTCCCTTTCCGCAACGGTATCTTCCTCTCCATTGCCGCGGCGGTGGCGGAAAAGGAGGGGGCGGAAGCACTCTTTATAGGTGTGGTGGAAGAGGACAGCAGCGGCTACCCCGACTGCAGGGAATCTTTCATCGAAGCCATGGAAAAGGCGATCAACCTCGGTACGAAGGACGAAACCCGCATCACCATCGAAACACCGCTGGTGCACCTGAAGAAGGAGGATATCGTCAAAACGGCCGTGGAAGTCGGCGTCCCGCTGGAGCTGACCTGGAGCTGCTACCAGAACGAAGAGGAAGCGTGCGGTGTCTGCGACAGCTGCCGCCTTCGCCTCAAAGGCTTCGAAAAAGCGGGGCTGAAAGACCCCATCCCCTACAAAAACGTTGATGCCTGA
- the ybeY gene encoding rRNA maturation RNase YbeY: MITIHNETDYRPNENLLEQIATELTDRDVELTFTDNATIREINRQQRNVDAPTDVLSFPLEKVPFAPLGEIVISVEYAADKASQYGNSLDDEIALLFIHGLLHLLGYDHETDDGQMRQKEEELIRRFGLPESLIIRTESGQ; the protein is encoded by the coding sequence ATGATCACGATACACAACGAAACCGATTACCGGCCCAACGAAAACCTGCTCGAACAGATCGCCACGGAACTGACCGACCGGGATGTGGAACTCACCTTCACCGACAATGCGACGATACGCGAGATAAACCGGCAGCAGAGAAACGTGGACGCCCCGACGGATGTCCTCAGCTTTCCGCTGGAGAAGGTTCCCTTCGCCCCCCTGGGAGAGATCGTCATCAGCGTCGAATACGCCGCCGACAAGGCGAGCCAGTACGGAAACTCCCTCGACGACGAGATCGCCCTGCTCTTCATCCACGGCCTGCTCCATCTGCTGGGGTACGACCACGAGACGGACGACGGGCAGATGCGCCAAAAAGAGGAGGAACTCATCCGCCGCTTCGGGCTCCCCGAAAGCCTTATCATCCGCACGGAGAGCGGCCAATGA
- a CDS encoding calcium/sodium antiporter, which produces MIDFVIFVVSMGALIWGAEFIIKESERIALHYGISEFIIGATLIALGTSLPEMAASISASIKAQSDMAVANVIGSNIMNISLVLGAVFLIASRVTPHRDLFFKDSAWLLFPVIIFPLMILDGSLSRVDGFLLMAMMVAYVLFLIQSGAEEEIAEVDEELKREPFRWSRTLALLVIGFVLVVGGADYAIDSAANIARSFGISEWIIGLLLIAFGTSLPELVVSIKAARAGKADMSIGNIIGSNMANTSVVLGSAALTRPLSVDLASSSFDILLMMGVTLMLVFITANRLYARASGVMLLIVLAIFLEHALG; this is translated from the coding sequence ATGATCGATTTCGTCATCTTCGTCGTCAGTATGGGAGCCCTGATATGGGGGGCCGAATTCATCATCAAAGAATCAGAGCGCATCGCCCTGCACTACGGCATCAGCGAATTCATCATCGGCGCCACCCTCATCGCCCTGGGCACCAGCCTACCGGAGATGGCCGCCAGCATTTCGGCCAGTATCAAGGCCCAGAGCGACATGGCGGTCGCCAACGTCATCGGCTCCAATATCATGAACATCTCCCTCGTACTCGGTGCCGTCTTCCTCATCGCCAGCCGCGTCACCCCCCACAGGGACCTCTTCTTCAAAGACAGCGCCTGGCTTCTTTTTCCCGTCATCATCTTCCCCCTGATGATTCTCGACGGCAGCCTCTCCCGAGTCGACGGCTTTTTGCTGATGGCGATGATGGTCGCCTATGTCCTCTTTCTTATCCAGTCGGGCGCCGAGGAGGAGATCGCCGAAGTGGACGAGGAGCTGAAGCGTGAACCTTTCCGATGGTCCAGAACCCTGGCCCTGCTCGTCATCGGTTTCGTTCTTGTCGTGGGCGGGGCGGACTACGCCATCGACAGCGCCGCCAACATCGCCCGAAGCTTCGGTATCAGCGAATGGATCATCGGCCTGCTGCTCATCGCTTTCGGCACCAGCCTTCCGGAACTGGTCGTCAGCATCAAGGCGGCCCGCGCCGGCAAAGCCGACATGAGCATCGGCAACATCATCGGCTCCAACATGGCCAACACCTCCGTCGTCCTCGGCTCCGCCGCCCTGACACGCCCCCTGAGCGTCGACCTGGCGAGCAGCTCTTTCGACATCCTCCTGATGATGGGCGTCACCCTGATGCTCGTCTTCATCACCGCCAACCGCCTCTATGCCAGAGCCAGCGGCGTCATGCTGCTCATCGTCCTGGCCATCTTCCTGGAACATGCTCTGGGTTGA